In the genome of Streptomyces violaceoruber, the window CGCAAAGACCAGGGCCACTGTGCTGATCACGACGTACTGGATGTCGGCGAAGGTCCCGCGGCCCGCGTCGTCCGTCAGCAGGTCGGAGGCGCGCGGCCGGTCGGCGCGTACCTTCTGCAGCCGCTGTCCCAGCACCCTGAGGCCGACCACCCGCCGTACCAGGACCGCGATCCCGCAGACCACCGCGAGCACGGTCACCGCGCCGGTGCCGCGGCCGAGTTCGAGACCGGAGATCAGCGCGTCCCGCCGGCCGTGCCCCGAGGCGACGGCCAGTTGCCCGGCGAGCACCAGCACGGCGTAGGCGACGAAGAGGACCCAGGCGGCCGCCACGGCACGGGAGGTGGACAGGCGGTTGTCCTCGCCGATGACCGGGGCCAGCGCGCCGCCCCGGGCCCGGTGGAACCAGGACGCCGCCGTCAGCGCGCCGGCCACCACCAGCGCCGCCGCGAGTCCGGCGGTGCGCGCGGCGGACCAGCCGGTGCCGACCGCGGTGAGCGACTGCCCGAGCAGCAGCAGGACGACAGCGGCCCACACGACGGCCGCCGTACGGCGGCCCAGCGCCGCGAGCCACGCGTCGCCCTCGGCACGGCCGCGTTCGGCGACGGCCTCCGCGGACTGGGTCAGCTCCTCCGAGACCCACTGGCGGGAGGCGGAGGCCGAGTGGGCCACCGCGGCGGGCAGCCCCTGACCGGCCGCGAACTCGTCCCGCCGCAGCAGGAAGGCGGCGACCGCCCGGCGGTGTCCCTCGCGGGCGCCGTGCGGGCAGTCCCCGCAGGTGCAGCCACCGCCGTGCGCCGCCTCGTACGCGTCCCTGTCCGAGCCGCTTCCGCGTCTCGCCTCCTGCACCGCCACGCCCGACGCCCGCCTTCCCGCACCCGCTAAGTCCCTTGGAACGACAGCGAATTGTGCCGTATCCCGCCTCGCGCCCGCGCGCTGCCCCGCTCAACGTCTGCTCAGCGCGGGTGATGCCCGGATCGCCGTGTTGACGGCCGCCCCGGGCCGCCTCGGACGCGGTCAGTCGAACAGGTCCGGTTCGCGTCGGGTGACCTCCTGCCACAGGGGCTGGTAGTTGATCCACGCCACCAGGTCGCCGCCGAGCTGTTCCCGGGTCGCCACGGCCTGCCGGTGGCCGATCGGCACCGGCCGCCCCGCCGCCTTCGCCAGCAGCTGCACCTGGCAGGACCGCTCCAGCGACAGGAACCACCAGGCCGCCGCGTCCACGGAGTCGCCGACCGTCAGCAGCCCGTGGTTGCGCAGCACGAGCGCCTTGCCGGAGCCGAGCACCCCCGCGATGCGCCGCCCCTCCTCGGCGTCGACGGCGACGCCCGAGTAGGAGTCGTACAGGGCGTGGTCCTCGTAGAAGGCGCAGCTCTCCTGCGTGATCGGTTCGAGGGGCTCACCGAGGGCCGACAGCGCGCGCCCGTGCACCGAGTGGCAGTGGGCGACCGCGACCACGTCCGGACGGGCGGCGTGGACCTGGGAGTGCACCGTGAAGGCGGCCTGGTTGACGTGGTGGCCGCCCTCCACCACCTGTCCCTCGGAGTTGACCAGCACCAGATCGCTCACCGTGATGTGCGCGAAGGGCACGCCGAAGGGGTTGACCCAGAAGCAGTCGGTGTACTGGGGGTCGCGGACCGTGATGTGACCGGAGACCCCGTCCTCGAACCCCTGGCGCCCGAAGAGGCGCA includes:
- a CDS encoding class II aldolase/adducin family protein, producing the protein MHGTPGAAEPPPLPTDRLRFAMPPRHDSVEDERRHRKERLAGALRLFGRQGFEDGVSGHITVRDPQYTDCFWVNPFGVPFAHITVSDLVLVNSEGQVVEGGHHVNQAAFTVHSQVHAARPDVVAVAHCHSVHGRALSALGEPLEPITQESCAFYEDHALYDSYSGVAVDAEEGRRIAGVLGSGKALVLRNHGLLTVGDSVDAAAWWFLSLERSCQVQLLAKAAGRPVPIGHRQAVATREQLGGDLVAWINYQPLWQEVTRREPDLFD
- a CDS encoding membrane protein translates to MAVQEARRGSGSDRDAYEAAHGGGCTCGDCPHGAREGHRRAVAAFLLRRDEFAAGQGLPAAVAHSASASRQWVSEELTQSAEAVAERGRAEGDAWLAALGRRTAAVVWAAVVLLLLGQSLTAVGTGWSAARTAGLAAALVVAGALTAASWFHRARGGALAPVIGEDNRLSTSRAVAAAWVLFVAYAVLVLAGQLAVASGHGRRDALISGLELGRGTGAVTVLAVVCGIAVLVRRVVGLRVLGQRLQKVRADRPRASDLLTDDAGRGTFADIQYVVISTVALVFAAVRLARRPEQLPDLPWGLAVVVLVSAATYVAGKYAEGGRPVILSVVRAREAGDLDAPIRTGDDIEIRGAGFVPPGAQRADRLSRMVVRIGAVNVHVPLVPVTGGFSNPTDDLLTVPVPADVEPGRVDVQVVTGAGVETNRYAIDVTD